In one Ornithinimicrobium pratense genomic region, the following are encoded:
- a CDS encoding DNA-directed RNA polymerase subunit alpha: MLIAQRPVLSEEVVTESRSRFILEPLEPGFGYTLGNSMRRTLLSSIPGASLTSIRIDGVLHEFSTIPGVKEDVTEIILNLKGLVVSSEHDEPVVMYLRKQGPGAVTAADIAPPAGVEVHNQDLHLATLGESGKIEMEMTVERGRGYVSAAQNKSGEQEIGRIPVDSIYSPVLAVTYKVEATRVEQRTDFDRLVLDVETKNSMAPRDAVASAGRTLVELFGLARELNVEAEGIEIGPSSGEGALASDLALPIEELDLTVRSYNCLKREGIHSVGELVGRSEADLLDIRNFGAKSIDEVKDKLVEMGLALKDSPPGFEGASSYEDGTYDDEGDAAFAEDEQY; this comes from the coding sequence CCTGGAACCGCTCGAGCCCGGCTTCGGCTACACCCTCGGCAACTCCATGCGCCGGACCCTGCTCTCCAGCATCCCCGGTGCCTCATTGACCAGCATCCGCATCGACGGCGTGCTGCACGAGTTCTCCACGATCCCCGGGGTCAAGGAGGACGTCACCGAGATCATCCTCAACCTCAAGGGTCTGGTCGTCTCCAGCGAGCACGACGAGCCGGTCGTGATGTACCTGCGCAAGCAGGGCCCCGGCGCGGTCACCGCCGCCGACATCGCCCCCCCGGCCGGCGTGGAGGTCCACAACCAGGACCTGCACCTGGCCACCCTCGGGGAGTCGGGCAAGATCGAGATGGAGATGACCGTCGAGCGTGGCCGTGGCTACGTCTCCGCGGCGCAGAACAAGTCCGGTGAGCAGGAGATCGGGCGCATCCCGGTCGACTCCATCTACTCCCCGGTCCTGGCCGTGACCTACAAGGTCGAGGCCACCCGTGTCGAGCAGCGCACCGACTTCGACCGTCTGGTCCTCGACGTGGAGACCAAGAACTCGATGGCACCCCGCGACGCCGTCGCCTCTGCCGGCCGCACCCTGGTCGAGCTCTTCGGCCTGGCCCGGGAGTTGAACGTCGAGGCCGAGGGCATCGAGATCGGCCCGTCCTCTGGTGAGGGCGCGCTCGCCTCCGACCTGGCGCTGCCGATCGAGGAGCTGGACCTGACCGTCCGTTCCTACAACTGCCTCAAGCGGGAGGGCATCCACAGCGTGGGTGAGCTCGTGGGCCGCAGCGAGGCCGACCTGCTGGACATCCGCAACTTTGGCGCCAAGTCCATCGACGAGGTCAAGGACAAGCTTGTCGAGATGGGCCTGGCCCTCAAGGACAGCCCGCCCGGGTTCGAGGGTGCGAGCAGCTATGAGGACGGCACCTATGACGACGAGGGTGACGCCGCCTTCGCCGAGGACGAGCAGTACTGA
- the rplQ gene encoding 50S ribosomal protein L17: MPTPKKGPRLGGGPAHERLILSNLATALFEHDRITTTEAKAKRMRPLAERLVTFAKRGDLHNRRKVMAIIRDKGVVHRLFTEIAPDVADREGGYTRITKIAPRKGDNAPMAVIELVREPVAKKAVVRQAEGATKHAASDQADAPAAPVSDAELAAEEPTSDEAAVDEAQAEVEASEAAAEQGAEVAAPAETVEVSDTETAEDTTEAAMVSAGADDAGADDAGADDAGADDAAADADAEDADQK, from the coding sequence ATGCCTACCCCCAAGAAGGGTCCGCGCCTCGGCGGCGGTCCGGCGCACGAGCGCCTGATCCTGTCCAACCTGGCGACCGCGCTGTTCGAGCACGACCGCATCACCACCACCGAGGCCAAGGCCAAGCGCATGCGCCCCTTGGCCGAGCGCCTGGTGACCTTCGCCAAGCGCGGTGACCTGCACAACCGCCGCAAGGTGATGGCGATCATCCGGGACAAGGGTGTCGTGCACCGGCTCTTCACCGAGATCGCCCCCGACGTCGCCGACCGCGAGGGTGGCTACACCCGGATCACGAAGATCGCCCCTCGCAAGGGTGACAACGCCCCGATGGCGGTCATCGAGCTGGTCCGCGAGCCGGTCGCCAAGAAGGCCGTCGTGCGACAGGCCGAGGGTGCGACCAAGCATGCCGCCAGCGACCAGGCCGACGCCCCCGCCGCACCGGTGAGTGACGCCGAGCTGGCCGCCGAGGAGCCCACCAGCGACGAGGCCGCCGTCGACGAGGCCCAGGCAGAGGTGGAGGCCTCCGAGGCCGCCGCCGAGCAGGGCGCCGAGGTCGCGGCTCCGGCCGAGACCGTCGAGGTCAGCGACACCGAGACCGCCGAGGACACCACCGAGGCCGCCATGGTCTCCGCTGGTGCCGACGACGCTGGTGCCGACGACGCTGGTGCCGACGACGCTGGTGCCGACGACGCTGCGGCCGACGCCGATGCTGAGGACGCCGACCAGAAGTGA
- a CDS encoding tRNA pseudouridine synthase A, with protein sequence MGAVRVRLDFAYDGTDFSGWARQPGLRTVEGELAGALGTVLRVPPPRLTVGGRTDAGVHARGSVCHLDVSEGVWGALPGRSDRTPGVALVVRLRGVLPEDVVVRAATEVPEAFDARFSALRRRYTYRICDRAERLDPLRRRDTVVVRRPLEVSAMDAAARSLEGLRDFAAFCRPRAGATTVRTLLRHTWRRDEEGILVGTVEADAFCHSMVRALVGSVVPVGEGRRPVTWPEEVAERALRDPGVQVMPAHGLCLEEITYPEGAQALAARDQESRAVRFLPEQ encoded by the coding sequence ATGGGGGCCGTGCGTGTGCGCCTGGACTTCGCCTACGACGGGACCGACTTCTCCGGCTGGGCCCGGCAGCCCGGCCTGCGCACGGTGGAGGGGGAACTGGCCGGAGCGCTGGGGACGGTGCTGCGCGTCCCGCCGCCGCGGCTGACGGTGGGCGGCCGGACGGACGCGGGCGTGCACGCCCGCGGCTCCGTCTGCCATCTGGACGTCTCCGAAGGAGTATGGGGTGCACTGCCCGGGCGCTCGGACCGCACGCCCGGCGTCGCCCTGGTGGTCCGCCTGCGTGGGGTGCTGCCCGAGGACGTCGTGGTGCGCGCCGCCACCGAGGTCCCCGAGGCCTTCGACGCCCGCTTCTCGGCGCTGCGCCGGCGCTACACCTACCGCATCTGCGACCGGGCCGAACGGCTCGACCCGCTGCGCCGCAGGGACACCGTCGTCGTGCGCCGGCCGCTGGAGGTCTCGGCAATGGACGCCGCGGCTCGGTCGCTCGAGGGGCTGCGCGACTTCGCGGCGTTCTGCCGCCCCCGGGCGGGCGCCACCACGGTGCGGACGCTGTTGCGACATACCTGGCGACGCGACGAGGAGGGCATCCTGGTGGGGACGGTGGAGGCCGACGCGTTCTGCCACAGCATGGTCCGGGCTCTGGTCGGCTCGGTCGTTCCGGTGGGGGAGGGGCGGCGTCCGGTCACCTGGCCCGAGGAGGTCGCCGAACGGGCACTGCGCGACCCGGGCGTGCAGGTGATGCCGGCCCACGGGTTGTGCCTGGAGGAGATCACCTACCCCGAGGGGGCACAGGCGCTGGCCGCCCGAGACCAGGAGAGTCGCGCGGTGCGCTTCCTGCCCGAGCAGTAG